From Methanocella paludicola SANAE, a single genomic window includes:
- a CDS encoding PAS domain S-box protein, whose product MPGKKEKAPSKRSKKNEGIKLPDADAKERKQDEEKQFFNEYLVDQLRDMAFWTWADGRIFFVNEEACRSLGYTRCELLSMNIPDIDVDFTAEKLSEFIERNKHLGKILVESRFKTKDGKVFPVEISSNYFHADGKEYMVSLCRDISERKKTDEALRESERRLKRTERILYRSQEAGKVGSWHLDLRNNDLWWSPETYRIFGLPPNTGLSYEDFLAIVYEEDRAGVDRAWKEALAGKPYEIEHRVFANGQVKWVYEKAIIDFDAHGTPMFGIGTVVDITERKRAENAIVQSKIILQLVMDNVPQAIFWKDRNSTYLGCNKIFARAAGLKTPEDIRGKTDYDLPWSREQADSFREHDFRVMESDTPEYHIIEQQREASGRVAWLETSKVPLHDLEGNVTGILCTYEDITERKLAEEAVRLASAYNRSLIEASLDPLVTISPAGVITDVNKATEMVTGFAREELINTDFCDYFTEPDRAKEGYRTAFERGSVTDYALEIWHKDGHITPVIYNASVYRDDTGEVIGVFAAARDITERRQAEEALKKSEANLERAQRIAALGNWEWDLKTDQLSGSREYFRMFGLDHQEAVPFEKFARMLHPDDRKWVNEAIKDIRYDNLPRDYEFRILLPDGKERYIHSIVEVILDENGRPIKVFGTMQDISERKRAQNALQDAKDQVELYVDLMGHDINNMNQISLGFLELAHNIIEMEGKLGEDNIVLLDRAMDSLNNSSQLIDSVRKLQREKMGLYEPEVLSVGSIIEDTIKQFKRIPGRDVKITCNAPGDYRVRANVLLKDVFTNLVGNAVKHSKGALVVNIGVSRVIDNGKIYCRIDVEDDGPGIPDTLKSTLFDRLSLTTTRAKGKGFGLCLIKMLVDDYRGKFWVEDRVAGDYTRGARFVVMLPAVE is encoded by the coding sequence ATGCCGGGAAAAAAAGAGAAAGCTCCATCGAAGCGATCGAAAAAAAATGAGGGCATTAAGTTACCGGATGCTGATGCCAAAGAGCGTAAGCAGGACGAGGAAAAGCAATTTTTCAACGAGTATTTGGTAGATCAACTCAGGGATATGGCTTTTTGGACGTGGGCCGATGGGCGCATTTTTTTCGTGAACGAGGAGGCCTGTCGATCCCTGGGGTATACCAGGTGTGAGCTATTATCGATGAATATACCGGATATTGACGTGGATTTTACGGCGGAAAAACTATCTGAGTTCATAGAAAGGAATAAACATTTAGGCAAAATATTAGTGGAGTCGAGGTTTAAAACAAAGGACGGCAAGGTTTTTCCCGTAGAAATAAGCTCCAATTATTTCCACGCTGATGGTAAGGAGTATATGGTTTCCCTGTGTCGGGATATCAGCGAGCGTAAGAAGACTGATGAGGCCCTGCGGGAGAGCGAGCGCCGCTTGAAACGGACCGAGCGCATATTATACCGGTCCCAGGAGGCAGGGAAGGTCGGGAGCTGGCACCTCGACCTCCGGAATAACGATCTGTGGTGGTCTCCGGAAACGTACCGGATTTTCGGGCTTCCCCCGAACACGGGGCTCTCTTATGAGGACTTCCTGGCGATCGTGTACGAAGAGGATAGGGCCGGAGTGGACCGTGCATGGAAGGAGGCCCTTGCCGGTAAGCCATACGAGATCGAGCACCGGGTCTTCGCCAACGGCCAGGTTAAATGGGTGTACGAGAAAGCGATCATCGACTTCGACGCGCATGGCACCCCCATGTTCGGGATTGGAACTGTTGTGGATATCACCGAGCGCAAGCGGGCCGAGAATGCGATCGTTCAATCGAAAATAATACTACAGCTAGTCATGGATAACGTTCCCCAGGCGATCTTCTGGAAGGATCGGAATTCAACCTACCTGGGATGTAACAAGATCTTTGCCAGGGCAGCGGGCCTGAAAACTCCGGAGGACATACGGGGGAAGACGGACTACGACCTCCCCTGGTCCCGGGAGCAAGCCGACTCCTTCCGTGAGCACGACTTCAGGGTGATGGAGAGCGATACGCCGGAGTATCATATCATTGAGCAACAGCGGGAAGCCAGTGGAAGGGTCGCCTGGCTCGAGACCAGCAAGGTCCCCCTGCACGATCTCGAAGGCAATGTGACGGGCATCCTCTGCACATACGAGGATATCACCGAGCGCAAGCTGGCTGAAGAAGCCGTCAGGCTGGCAAGTGCGTATAACCGCAGCCTCATCGAAGCAAGCCTGGACCCGCTCGTGACCATCTCCCCGGCCGGGGTGATCACTGACGTGAACAAGGCCACAGAGATGGTAACCGGCTTCGCGAGGGAGGAGCTGATAAACACCGATTTTTGCGATTATTTCACCGAGCCGGATAGGGCGAAAGAGGGATACCGGACTGCGTTCGAACGGGGGTCGGTCACGGATTATGCGCTGGAGATATGGCATAAGGACGGGCATATTACTCCCGTCATATACAATGCTTCGGTCTATCGGGATGATACCGGCGAGGTCATCGGTGTCTTCGCGGCCGCCCGGGATATCACGGAGCGCAGACAGGCCGAAGAAGCCTTGAAGAAGAGCGAAGCCAATCTCGAGCGGGCTCAAAGGATCGCTGCACTGGGGAACTGGGAATGGGACCTGAAGACAGACCAGCTCTCCGGCTCCCGGGAATATTTCCGTATGTTCGGCCTCGACCATCAGGAGGCGGTCCCCTTTGAAAAATTTGCCCGCATGCTCCACCCGGATGACCGCAAGTGGGTGAACGAGGCCATAAAAGACATCCGTTATGATAATCTTCCACGTGACTACGAGTTCAGGATACTACTCCCGGATGGGAAGGAAAGGTACATACACTCCATCGTGGAGGTCATTTTAGACGAGAACGGCAGGCCCATAAAGGTCTTCGGCACGATGCAGGATATTTCGGAGAGAAAGCGGGCCCAGAATGCATTGCAGGATGCCAAAGACCAGGTTGAACTGTACGTAGACTTGATGGGCCATGACATCAACAACATGAACCAGATCAGCCTGGGGTTCCTGGAACTAGCCCACAATATCATCGAGATGGAGGGCAAGCTCGGCGAGGACAACATCGTTTTACTGGACAGGGCGATGGATTCGCTGAATAACAGCTCGCAGCTCATCGATAGCGTGCGGAAGCTCCAGCGGGAGAAGATGGGGCTGTATGAGCCCGAGGTGCTCAGCGTCGGCAGCATCATCGAGGACACCATAAAACAGTTTAAACGCATCCCGGGCCGGGACGTCAAGATCACTTGCAATGCCCCCGGCGATTACCGCGTCCGGGCCAATGTCCTGTTGAAGGACGTGTTCACCAACCTCGTGGGCAACGCGGTGAAGCACTCTAAGGGCGCTCTCGTGGTCAACATCGGGGTGAGCCGGGTCATCGATAACGGTAAAATATATTGCCGCATCGACGTGGAGGACGATGGCCCCGGCATCCCTGACACTCTTAAGAGCACCTTGTTCGACCGGCTAAGCCTTACGACGACGAGGGCGAAGGGTAAAGGCTTCGGCCTATGCTTGATCAAGATGCTCGTAGATGACTACCGGGGAAAATTCTGGGTCGAGGACCGCGTGGCGGGCGACTATACCCGCGGAGCCAGGTTTGTGGTCATGCTTCCTGCCGTCGAGTGA
- a CDS encoding DUF2284 domain-containing protein: protein MALHHVEKDYGKLEKELKELAKKNKVEIYPVSPDDIVVSEWVRWKCMFGCKGYGKHLSCPPYVPGPEDTRKLLKEYQKAYLVHFKGIPGMTELDPDRVPANWHAFLSGLILWIHNTVYELEQHAFYSGYYKALAFGAYPCYFCEECVAEQAKGVVDVSMKRECRHAEKVRTSMEAVGIDVFTTVRGQGLPIEVIPCRKNEYGKFMHSRFDSYGLLLIR, encoded by the coding sequence ATGGCCCTGCATCATGTGGAAAAGGATTATGGAAAGCTAGAAAAAGAGCTCAAGGAACTGGCGAAGAAAAACAAGGTGGAAATATACCCGGTATCGCCGGACGACATAGTGGTGAGCGAGTGGGTGCGCTGGAAGTGCATGTTCGGCTGTAAGGGCTATGGTAAGCATTTGAGCTGTCCGCCTTATGTTCCGGGGCCAGAGGACACCAGGAAACTGCTGAAAGAATATCAAAAAGCCTATTTGGTCCACTTCAAGGGCATTCCCGGAATGACGGAGCTTGACCCGGACAGGGTGCCCGCGAACTGGCATGCCTTCCTCTCGGGGCTGATATTGTGGATACACAATACCGTTTATGAGCTGGAGCAGCACGCCTTTTATTCGGGGTACTATAAGGCACTGGCGTTCGGCGCATACCCGTGCTACTTCTGTGAGGAGTGCGTGGCCGAGCAGGCTAAAGGCGTCGTTGACGTGAGTATGAAGAGGGAGTGCAGGCATGCAGAGAAGGTGCGCACCTCCATGGAGGCCGTGGGCATCGACGTGTTCACTACGGTAAGGGGGCAGGGCCTTCCCATAGAGGTCATCCCTTGCAGGAAGAACGAGTACGGGAAGTTCATGCACTCGCGCTTCGACTCCTACGGGCTACTGCTCATACGATAA
- a CDS encoding MDR family MFS transporter — protein sequence MLKGFKELISRFDRQVWGLVGAAIIAVMGSSLVMTFMSIYMYETLGMSMTQVGIADFITAIAGAGAAYIGGAACDAYGRKKLLIAGLSLQIVSYLLISLAIDTNAAIPLFILALAFNSFNGGLYRAIPDVMVADVVEPSQRVEAYGLLRIGSNLGWVVGPVLGGAFIMFTSYGNLFLITALTTFTYLLIAIFLLRDTKPKTRSEHLSLKDVIVVASDRPFLAFCLIMLFMTIPYQQMYTLFSVYASSYVGLNEFWIGVLFALSGLMVALFQYPLSVRVGQHRMTSMLALAAVIFAFGFGLLSISTAFFVPFICMAIITLAEMIWAPSSSTLQANLSPEAMRGRYFGFSGLTGNIGWAVGPLFGGVLKDSMNNNVPSMWTVIGAMFIICAVAILGLKRLVPDSANSSANSVKEKEMEAPLKA from the coding sequence ATGCTTAAAGGATTTAAGGAATTGATCTCGCGATTCGACAGGCAGGTATGGGGCCTCGTCGGCGCGGCCATCATAGCGGTAATGGGCAGCTCGCTAGTGATGACCTTCATGTCCATCTACATGTATGAGACCCTTGGCATGTCCATGACCCAGGTAGGCATCGCCGACTTCATTACGGCGATCGCCGGGGCAGGGGCCGCGTATATAGGCGGGGCCGCCTGCGACGCCTATGGCCGAAAAAAGCTTTTAATAGCCGGCCTTTCTCTCCAGATCGTCTCGTATCTCCTGATCAGCCTGGCCATCGACACGAACGCTGCCATTCCGCTCTTCATTCTTGCCCTTGCGTTCAACTCGTTCAACGGGGGCCTGTACAGGGCCATACCGGACGTCATGGTAGCCGACGTCGTGGAGCCCAGCCAGCGGGTAGAGGCCTATGGCTTATTGCGTATCGGGTCGAACCTGGGATGGGTGGTCGGGCCCGTACTGGGCGGAGCATTCATCATGTTCACGTCCTACGGGAACCTTTTCCTGATCACGGCGCTGACCACGTTCACGTATTTGTTGATCGCGATATTCCTGCTCAGGGACACGAAGCCGAAGACAAGGTCGGAGCACTTATCGCTGAAGGACGTTATCGTAGTCGCGAGCGACCGGCCGTTCCTGGCGTTCTGCCTCATCATGCTCTTCATGACCATCCCGTACCAGCAGATGTACACGCTGTTCTCGGTCTATGCGTCGTCATACGTGGGCCTGAACGAGTTCTGGATCGGCGTGCTGTTCGCCCTCAGCGGCCTGATGGTGGCGCTTTTCCAGTACCCCCTGTCGGTCCGGGTCGGCCAGCACCGGATGACCTCGATGCTGGCGCTGGCCGCGGTCATATTCGCCTTCGGCTTTGGCCTGCTGTCGATCTCGACGGCATTCTTCGTGCCGTTCATCTGCATGGCCATCATCACATTAGCCGAGATGATCTGGGCACCCTCGAGCTCTACATTGCAGGCGAACCTATCGCCGGAGGCCATGCGGGGCCGGTATTTCGGCTTCAGCGGGCTTACGGGGAACATCGGCTGGGCCGTGGGGCCGCTCTTCGGGGGCGTACTGAAGGACTCGATGAATAACAACGTCCCCTCCATGTGGACCGTCATCGGCGCGATGTTCATCATTTGTGCGGTCGCGATCCTGGGCCTGAAGCGCCTGGTCCCTGATAGTGCCAACTCATCAGCTAATTCGGTAAAAGAAAAGGAGATGGAAGCGCCTTTGAAGGCTTAG
- a CDS encoding rhodanese-like domain-containing protein, producing the protein MYEQKVRTISFDELLQKFKNNERFVLVDARSGEDYDKSHLPGALSIPVEEIRDYAGRLDKDEEIITYCGGFQCPASTMAAKEFMSLGFKDVLDYKGGIQEWSEKRYPTESS; encoded by the coding sequence ATGTATGAGCAAAAAGTCCGGACAATAAGCTTCGACGAGCTGCTTCAAAAGTTCAAGAATAACGAACGGTTCGTGCTGGTCGATGCCCGCTCGGGGGAGGACTACGATAAAAGCCATTTACCGGGCGCCTTATCCATCCCGGTCGAGGAGATACGAGACTATGCGGGACGGCTTGACAAGGACGAGGAGATCATAACGTATTGCGGCGGCTTCCAGTGCCCCGCCAGCACGATGGCGGCCAAAGAGTTCATGAGCCTGGGCTTCAAGGACGTGCTGGACTATAAGGGCGGCATACAGGAATGGTCCGAGAAGCGCTACCCGACGGAGAGCAGCTGA
- a CDS encoding DUF2769 domain-containing protein — translation MQYCGTCPSYIDCGSKLLFCSRGNLNGKIEMKGCKCGMCPVSIQHRLDGGYYCIHGNLDTLVD, via the coding sequence ATGCAATATTGTGGCACCTGCCCCAGCTATATAGACTGTGGCAGTAAGCTGCTCTTCTGCTCTCGCGGTAATCTTAATGGTAAGATCGAGATGAAGGGCTGTAAATGCGGCATGTGCCCGGTCTCCATTCAGCACAGGCTCGACGGAGGCTATTATTGTATCCACGGGAATCTGGACACTTTAGTCGATTGA
- a CDS encoding SPL family radical SAM protein produces the protein MSGLPGLDYTLNPYMGCGHACIYCYAPSTLRYAGPDAWGSFVNVKADIPRVLEKEVRTKKRGVVGISTVTDPYQPVEEKYRLTRSCLKVLLAKDLPICVQTKSALVVRDIDLLREFKDKEVGFTVTTLDERMSGIMEPGASKPAARLDALKTLSDNGIATWAFVGPMVPGIIDKERLEELLARVQEAGASHVMLDRLRLKPGLWGRMEPILMEKAPDIAEACKRALFKNDGTFEALRSDAARICLELKLPCELNY, from the coding sequence ATGTCGGGGTTGCCAGGATTAGACTACACGCTGAACCCGTACATGGGCTGCGGCCACGCCTGTATCTATTGTTATGCGCCTTCTACGCTAAGATATGCAGGCCCCGATGCATGGGGCTCTTTCGTTAACGTGAAGGCTGATATCCCTCGAGTCCTTGAAAAAGAGGTCAGGACGAAAAAGCGGGGCGTCGTAGGCATTAGCACGGTCACGGACCCGTATCAGCCTGTTGAGGAAAAGTACCGGCTGACCCGGAGCTGCCTTAAAGTGCTGCTGGCGAAGGATCTTCCGATCTGTGTTCAGACGAAGTCTGCGCTCGTGGTAAGAGATATCGACCTGCTGCGGGAATTTAAGGATAAGGAGGTCGGTTTTACGGTCACGACGCTGGACGAGCGCATGAGCGGCATCATGGAGCCCGGCGCATCGAAGCCGGCCGCACGTCTCGACGCCCTGAAAACGCTTTCGGATAACGGTATAGCGACGTGGGCATTCGTAGGGCCCATGGTACCCGGAATAATCGATAAAGAGCGCCTGGAAGAGCTCCTGGCCAGAGTGCAGGAGGCAGGCGCTTCACACGTCATGCTCGATCGCCTCAGGCTCAAGCCCGGGCTGTGGGGACGGATGGAGCCTATATTGATGGAAAAAGCGCCGGACATCGCCGAGGCCTGTAAGCGGGCGCTGTTCAAGAATGATGGCACCTTCGAGGCCCTGAGGTCCGATGCCGCCCGAATATGCCTTGAGCTAAAGCTGCCCTGCGAATTAAACTATTAA
- a CDS encoding Nre family DNA repair protein — translation MESTLMPSPALFNEKASGGFLGERERSLCVECKGTKMLCAKTRCPLLVKYYAAVRQKRSIDSTSIFGSAPGVFVGRYGYPAVSVGPLLPPIVGDTAELDTPEMWIGKTIDDIVGMRSALVRGLSTVNVKKPEKSEKLVTDLQLLSMADKPIDTSAEFLRKPSGRIELDDEVQPFGPSAPLKKMEVGNFRLDDRIEKAFYDKDLMARDAVLGLYHDSTLVTRIQRAFSMGAFGAKKTRRLVPTRQSITAVDSIIGETLVEEVKRLPLINEYRVFESWQLDNRFIVLMAPEPWSYELVEAWYPDTIWNPAGRDIMVISDHELSGGRTTYAKIGGCYYAARLATSEYLLKEKRQAKVVILREAHSGYIMPVGVWNVRENVRNALRGAYNSFNSLEAALTHIQGRFDIPIKRWTLNSFVLKDSRFQKRLTDF, via the coding sequence ATGGAAAGCACGCTAATGCCATCCCCGGCGCTCTTTAATGAAAAGGCCAGCGGAGGCTTTTTAGGAGAACGGGAGCGCTCGCTATGCGTAGAATGCAAGGGCACGAAGATGCTCTGCGCCAAGACGAGGTGCCCGCTGCTGGTGAAATACTATGCGGCCGTCAGGCAGAAGCGGTCCATCGATAGTACGTCGATTTTCGGCTCGGCCCCGGGCGTGTTCGTGGGACGTTACGGGTATCCGGCGGTGTCTGTGGGTCCGCTGCTGCCTCCCATCGTGGGCGATACGGCCGAGCTTGACACCCCCGAGATGTGGATAGGCAAGACCATCGACGATATCGTGGGGATGAGGAGCGCTCTTGTCCGGGGATTGTCCACTGTCAATGTGAAGAAGCCGGAGAAGTCCGAAAAGCTGGTCACTGACCTGCAGCTCCTTTCGATGGCGGATAAGCCCATCGATACGAGTGCCGAGTTCCTGAGGAAGCCCTCGGGGCGCATCGAGCTCGACGACGAAGTGCAGCCCTTCGGCCCTTCAGCGCCGCTTAAAAAGATGGAGGTCGGCAACTTCAGGCTCGACGACCGGATAGAGAAGGCTTTTTATGATAAGGACCTGATGGCCAGGGACGCTGTTCTAGGACTTTATCACGACAGTACGCTCGTCACCCGCATCCAGCGGGCGTTCAGCATGGGCGCCTTCGGCGCCAAAAAGACCCGCCGGCTCGTGCCCACGAGGCAGAGCATCACGGCAGTGGACAGCATCATCGGCGAGACGCTGGTAGAGGAGGTCAAGCGCCTGCCGCTCATCAACGAATACCGGGTGTTCGAGAGCTGGCAGCTGGATAACCGCTTTATCGTCCTGATGGCGCCCGAGCCCTGGAGCTATGAGCTCGTGGAGGCGTGGTACCCGGATACCATCTGGAATCCTGCCGGGCGGGACATCATGGTCATTTCGGACCACGAGCTGAGCGGCGGCCGCACTACGTACGCGAAGATCGGGGGCTGCTACTATGCGGCCCGTCTGGCGACTTCAGAATACTTATTAAAAGAGAAGCGGCAGGCCAAGGTGGTTATCCTGAGGGAGGCTCATTCCGGCTACATCATGCCCGTGGGCGTGTGGAACGTGCGCGAGAACGTCCGTAATGCCCTGCGGGGGGCGTATAACTCCTTTAACTCGCTCGAGGCCGCGCTCACGCACATCCAGGGCCGCTTCGACATACCGATAAAGCGCTGGACGCTGAACAGCTTCGTATTGAAGGACAGCCGTTTCCAGAAGAGGCTGACGGATTTCTAA
- the uppS gene encoding polyprenyl diphosphate synthase: MQIKSFLWDLYAGWYEHIPVLYRWYEHSLKRDVLRHSIPQHVAIIQDGNRRYAKRLGKSVEQGHIYGADTTEKVLDWCGELGIRQLTLYAFSTENFKRPEQEKKALFDLFKHFARQARESKRTHESKLRIRSVGDISMLPQDVKDEIALTEAATATYDKFYLNVAVAYGGRQEIVDGARKMAKEVKSGSLEPENITEEMVDKYLYFGSETRSQVDLIIRTGGDERTSNFLPWQASGNECAIYIAAPFWPEFRKIDFIRAVRAYQSREKEHRVKLAVSMLKMKRHNGGFNRDEFRDSLVSALKVSPQEAESILASPLVKKELAKIS; this comes from the coding sequence ATGCAAATCAAGTCTTTTTTATGGGACCTGTACGCGGGATGGTATGAGCATATACCCGTTCTATACCGCTGGTACGAGCATTCCCTTAAGAGAGACGTATTAAGGCATTCTATTCCCCAGCATGTGGCCATTATCCAGGACGGCAACCGCCGCTACGCAAAGCGGCTGGGCAAGAGCGTGGAGCAGGGCCACATCTACGGCGCCGACACGACGGAGAAGGTGCTCGACTGGTGCGGCGAGCTGGGAATTCGGCAGCTTACTTTGTACGCTTTCTCGACCGAGAACTTCAAGCGCCCCGAACAGGAGAAGAAGGCGCTTTTTGACCTTTTTAAGCATTTTGCCCGTCAGGCCCGTGAGAGCAAGCGCACGCACGAGTCGAAGCTCCGCATACGGTCGGTGGGCGACATCTCCATGCTGCCCCAGGACGTGAAGGACGAGATCGCCCTCACGGAGGCTGCGACCGCCACTTACGATAAGTTTTATCTTAACGTCGCCGTGGCCTACGGCGGCCGCCAGGAGATCGTCGACGGCGCCCGGAAGATGGCCAAAGAGGTTAAGAGCGGCTCTCTGGAGCCCGAGAACATCACCGAGGAGATGGTGGATAAGTACCTTTACTTCGGCAGTGAGACTCGCTCGCAGGTCGACCTGATCATCCGGACGGGCGGCGACGAGCGGACCTCGAATTTCCTGCCCTGGCAGGCCAGCGGCAACGAGTGCGCCATCTATATCGCCGCTCCTTTCTGGCCCGAGTTCCGGAAGATCGACTTTATCCGGGCCGTCCGGGCATACCAGAGCCGGGAGAAGGAGCACCGGGTGAAGCTGGCCGTGAGCATGTTGAAGATGAAGCGTCATAATGGTGGCTTCAACCGTGATGAGTTCCGGGACAGCCTGGTATCGGCATTGAAAGTAAGCCCGCAGGAGGCCGAATCGATCCTGGCGAGCCCTCTTGTGAAGAAAGAGCTGGCTAAGATCAGCTGA
- a CDS encoding DUF2551 domain-containing protein: MVTLNSSEDEMVLARIKDYLSRDKDGRRRAVLRIFLDGGPYETKDIDEKLREQNFDVKNKGTPAMVGLMGSKTGILSVDVTGDHNMYSIKEKYKRLVKVALEETA, translated from the coding sequence GTGGTGACTCTGAATAGCTCTGAAGACGAAATGGTGCTCGCCCGCATCAAAGACTACCTGAGCAGGGATAAGGACGGCCGGCGCAGGGCCGTGTTAAGGATATTCCTGGATGGCGGCCCATACGAGACGAAAGATATCGATGAAAAACTCAGGGAACAGAATTTCGACGTAAAGAACAAAGGCACGCCGGCCATGGTCGGCCTGATGGGCTCGAAGACCGGCATACTTAGCGTCGACGTCACCGGCGACCACAACATGTACTCCATCAAGGAAAAATATAAGCGCCTCGTGAAAGTGGCGCTCGAAGAGACTGCTTGA
- a CDS encoding radical SAM protein yields the protein MKVAVPDVTGSLYTRLCKGCRLCLKGAKLVLFVTGACSRDCFYCPLSEERKGKDDVYANERRVLSDADVIDEAKRMSALGTGITGGEPLMVLDRTIHYIKLLKGTFGKRHHIHLYTGIAPSDTVLKKLKDAGLDEIRYHPPLEDWDNFKSTPFYHALRLSKELGMDTGVEIPSIKPVPEISEAIRESGGFLNLNELEFSDTNCEALKKKGYSLKDDISNAVLGSEKTGHEIVLNNIAYTRYCSSRFKDAVQLRERLKRIAKNMARPFDEISADGTIIYGEIEGNITDVLRILKRSNIPRRMYRSYGSRIETAWWLLEETEGLCGASHCSIVERYPMENGLVVERIPLRSSGSGDSE from the coding sequence ATGAAAGTCGCTGTTCCCGATGTGACGGGCTCCCTGTATACGAGGCTGTGTAAGGGATGCCGCCTGTGCCTTAAAGGCGCCAAGCTGGTCTTATTTGTTACGGGAGCGTGTTCCAGGGATTGTTTTTATTGTCCTTTGTCGGAGGAGCGAAAAGGCAAAGACGATGTGTACGCTAACGAGAGGCGGGTCCTTTCGGACGCTGACGTCATCGATGAGGCTAAGCGCATGAGCGCGCTGGGCACGGGCATTACCGGCGGCGAGCCGCTGATGGTCCTGGACCGTACCATCCATTATATCAAACTACTTAAGGGAACGTTCGGGAAGCGCCACCATATCCACTTATACACTGGCATCGCCCCCTCCGACACCGTCCTAAAAAAGCTCAAGGACGCAGGACTGGACGAGATCCGGTACCACCCGCCCCTGGAGGACTGGGACAACTTTAAGAGCACGCCGTTCTACCATGCCCTCAGGCTCTCGAAGGAGCTGGGCATGGACACGGGGGTCGAAATACCCTCGATAAAGCCCGTGCCTGAGATATCCGAAGCGATCCGGGAGTCAGGCGGCTTCCTCAACCTCAACGAGCTCGAGTTTTCCGATACCAATTGTGAGGCCCTCAAGAAAAAAGGCTACAGTCTCAAGGATGATATATCAAATGCAGTGCTGGGGAGCGAAAAAACCGGGCACGAGATAGTTTTAAATAATATAGCCTATACTAGGTATTGCTCGTCACGTTTTAAGGACGCTGTCCAGTTACGCGAGCGGCTCAAACGCATCGCGAAAAATATGGCAAGGCCCTTTGACGAGATAAGCGCTGATGGAACAATTATATACGGGGAAATAGAAGGTAATATTACGGATGTGCTTCGAATCCTGAAAAGGTCGAACATACCCCGGCGCATGTATCGTTCATACGGCAGCCGCATCGAGACCGCGTGGTGGCTCCTTGAAGAGACCGAGGGCCTTTGCGGCGCCTCACATTGCTCCATTGTCGAGCGATACCCGATGGAAAACGGGCTGGTCGTAGAAAGAATACCATTACGATCATCTGGAAGTGGTGACTCTGAATAG
- the mtnP gene encoding S-methyl-5'-thioadenosine phosphorylase: MVKVGIIGGSGIYDPSMFDHVKEQKVRTPFGTPGDSFIVGSMNGIEAVFLSRHGRGHKYSPTDLNYRANIYGMKKLGVTHIISVSAVGSLKESLKPLDIVIPDQVYDRTTKRVSTYFEGGIVAHISFADPFCRKLSDILYETAKEKYRVHNGGTYLCMEGPQFSTKAESRIYRKLGFDVIGMTALPEAKLAREAEICFAILATITDYDVWYEEPVSIGQVIEYAAKNEEAVKDILRRAVGRIEDTDCPCRHALEGAIATSPDAIPEKVKRDLKPLIGPYIK, from the coding sequence ATGGTCAAAGTGGGAATTATCGGGGGGAGCGGTATCTATGACCCCTCCATGTTCGATCACGTGAAGGAGCAGAAGGTGCGGACGCCTTTTGGCACTCCCGGTGACTCTTTTATTGTCGGCTCCATGAATGGCATAGAAGCCGTGTTCCTGTCAAGGCATGGGCGGGGCCACAAGTATTCTCCGACCGACCTGAACTACCGGGCTAACATATACGGCATGAAAAAGCTGGGCGTCACCCACATTATCTCTGTTTCGGCGGTCGGCAGCCTCAAGGAGAGCCTGAAGCCGCTGGACATCGTGATACCGGACCAGGTGTATGACCGCACCACGAAGCGAGTTTCCACGTACTTCGAGGGCGGCATCGTGGCCCACATCAGCTTCGCCGACCCGTTCTGCCGGAAGCTGTCCGACATCCTCTACGAGACGGCAAAAGAAAAATATAGAGTTCACAACGGGGGCACTTACCTGTGCATGGAGGGCCCCCAGTTCTCGACGAAGGCCGAGTCGCGCATTTACCGGAAGCTCGGCTTCGACGTCATCGGCATGACCGCGCTCCCCGAGGCAAAGCTGGCCCGGGAAGCGGAGATCTGCTTCGCCATCCTCGCCACTATTACCGATTACGACGTCTGGTACGAGGAGCCCGTATCCATCGGCCAGGTCATCGAGTACGCGGCGAAGAACGAGGAGGCCGTGAAGGACATCCTCCGCAGGGCCGTGGGCCGGATCGAGGATACGGACTGCCCGTGCAGGCACGCGCTGGAGGGCGCCATTGCCACAAGCCCGGATGCCATCCCCGAGAAAGTAAAACGGGACCTGAAGCCGCTGATCGGCCCTTATATAAAATGA